Proteins encoded together in one Bifidobacterium sp. ESL0745 window:
- the lepB gene encoding signal peptidase I: MSVLFYCLIAVVIVSLLRIFVLGLYVVPSRSMENSLTVGDHIITNRLAKPVLKLKRGDVIVFKDPSNWLKSENAFASNDLVKRLIGLPGDVVACKGDGSPVTVNGVAIDESSYLKAGVTPSKFAFKVKVTEGNVFVLGDNRANSADSRYHPNDGNYGLVPLDRIKGVAMLTYMPTSRFGVIHAHHDVFAKVGGIPHI, encoded by the coding sequence ATTTCCGTTCTTTTTTATTGCCTGATTGCCGTCGTCATCGTCAGTCTTCTGCGTATTTTCGTCCTCGGCCTTTATGTCGTCCCTTCCAGATCGATGGAGAACTCGCTGACTGTCGGCGATCATATCATCACCAACCGCCTGGCCAAACCTGTGTTGAAATTGAAACGCGGCGATGTGATCGTGTTCAAGGATCCTTCGAACTGGTTGAAATCCGAAAATGCCTTCGCTTCCAATGATCTGGTCAAAAGGCTGATCGGCCTGCCTGGTGACGTGGTGGCCTGCAAGGGTGACGGTTCGCCGGTTACCGTCAACGGCGTCGCGATCGACGAGTCCTCTTATTTGAAAGCCGGCGTTACGCCAAGCAAGTTCGCCTTCAAAGTCAAGGTGACCGAGGGCAATGTGTTCGTACTGGGCGACAACCGTGCCAATTCCGCGGATTCTCGCTACCATCCCAACGACGGCAATTATGGCCTCGTCCCGCTTGATCGAATCAAGGGTGTCGCTATGCTGACGTACATGCCCACCAGTCGGTTCGGCGTGATTCACGCGCATCACGACGTGTTCGCCAAGGTAGGCGGCATCCCGCATATATAG
- the gdhA gene encoding NADP-specific glutamate dehydrogenase — MLTNDYVKRVYAQVEKRDGDQPEFLQAVREVFETLEPVVEKHPEYEKNGILERLVEPERAIKFRVAWVDDEGKVQVNRGYRIQFNSAIGPYKGGLRLHPTVTESVIKFLGFEQTLKNSLTGLPMGGAKGGSDFDPRGRSDGEVMRFCQAFMTELQRHIGQFTDVPAGDINVGAREIGYMFGQYKRIRNEYSGVLTGKGLEFGGSLARTEATGYGLCYYTQAALRTLKNDSFEGKTVVISGSGNVAIFAIEKAQELGAKVVTCSDSNGYVYDPNGIKLDVVKDIKLGHRGRIKEYAERVPSAEYHEGSKGVWTVPCDIALPCATQNEVDGESAATLVKNGCKVVCEGANMPSTPEAISTYQKAGLLYGPAKASNAGGVAVSGLEMSQNSYRLSWTFEEVDNKLKDIMENIVANSLAAAKEYGHEGDLMLGANAAGFVKVANAMVAQGVC; from the coding sequence ATGCTGACCAATGACTATGTCAAGCGCGTCTATGCGCAGGTCGAAAAGCGCGACGGCGACCAGCCGGAGTTCCTGCAGGCCGTACGCGAGGTCTTTGAGACTTTGGAGCCGGTTGTCGAAAAACATCCGGAATACGAGAAGAACGGCATCCTTGAGCGCTTGGTCGAGCCTGAGCGCGCCATCAAGTTCCGCGTCGCCTGGGTCGACGATGAGGGCAAGGTGCAGGTCAACCGCGGCTACCGCATCCAGTTCAACTCCGCCATCGGACCTTACAAGGGCGGCCTTCGCCTGCATCCCACCGTCACCGAATCCGTCATCAAGTTCCTTGGCTTCGAGCAGACCCTGAAAAACTCCCTGACCGGCCTGCCGATGGGCGGCGCCAAGGGCGGTTCCGACTTTGACCCGCGCGGCCGCAGCGACGGCGAAGTCATGCGCTTCTGTCAGGCCTTCATGACCGAGCTGCAGCGCCACATCGGCCAGTTCACTGACGTTCCCGCCGGCGACATCAACGTGGGCGCGCGCGAGATCGGCTACATGTTCGGCCAGTACAAGCGCATCCGCAACGAGTATTCCGGCGTTTTGACCGGCAAGGGCCTTGAGTTCGGTGGCTCGCTCGCCCGCACCGAAGCCACCGGTTACGGCCTCTGCTACTACACGCAAGCTGCGCTACGCACGCTTAAAAACGATTCGTTCGAAGGCAAGACCGTCGTCATCTCCGGCTCCGGCAACGTCGCCATTTTCGCCATCGAAAAGGCGCAGGAACTCGGCGCGAAGGTCGTCACCTGCTCCGATTCCAACGGCTATGTCTACGACCCCAACGGCATCAAGCTCGACGTGGTCAAGGACATCAAGCTCGGCCACCGCGGCCGCATCAAGGAATACGCCGAGCGCGTGCCGAGCGCCGAATACCATGAAGGCAGCAAGGGCGTCTGGACGGTTCCTTGCGACATCGCGCTGCCCTGCGCCACCCAGAACGAGGTCGACGGCGAATCCGCGGCCACACTCGTGAAGAACGGCTGCAAGGTCGTCTGCGAAGGCGCGAATATGCCTTCCACTCCTGAAGCGATTTCGACGTACCAGAAGGCCGGTCTGCTCTACGGACCCGCCAAGGCTTCCAACGCCGGCGGTGTCGCCGTTTCCGGCCTCGAAATGAGCCAGAATTCGTATCGTCTTTCCTGGACCTTCGAGGAAGTCGACAACAAGCTCAAGGACATCATGGAGAACATCGTCGCCAACTCCCTGGCCGCCGCCAAGGAATACGGCCACGAGGGCGATCTGATGCTCGGCGCCAACGCCGCCGGCTTCGTCAAGGTCGCCAACGCCATGGTCGCCCAAGGCGTTTGCTGA
- a CDS encoding helix-turn-helix domain-containing protein, with product MFDRNDSLRGEDRNNVRFARQGANPLRSAAQNPASRNLPNYSPADANHNNGNETRLAGGAQVHDLPEHGKVVARSAQFPEVSFTHMTLSATVMNWKRDQPTVAMATMVFLLHGHVEISTANNKILKRRPGVFLIPPDTGDVVFKTSAPTNELIGVSLSSRLFATILPDYKTYSMMGQNSKLDVVSLQPLLAFVVSACNLNNQHVQMVNTLETVANDVARSLLIACFGQGMSVMPLIERVRKYVAENYTDSALSVTKTAEHENVSVRTVQLALQEADTNFTALVRRARTEAALELRKSQPSLTLVEIGDRCGFGSVSSLRRALKIHEEMEDDGDEE from the coding sequence ATGTTTGATCGCAACGATTCGTTGAGGGGCGAAGACCGCAATAATGTGCGTTTCGCGCGTCAAGGTGCAAACCCGTTGCGTTCCGCCGCTCAGAATCCCGCCAGCCGCAATCTTCCCAATTATTCCCCTGCCGATGCGAATCATAACAACGGCAACGAAACCCGGCTTGCAGGCGGTGCGCAGGTTCACGACCTTCCCGAGCATGGCAAGGTCGTCGCCCGTTCTGCGCAATTCCCTGAAGTCAGTTTCACACACATGACGTTGTCGGCCACCGTGATGAATTGGAAGCGGGACCAGCCGACGGTGGCGATGGCCACGATGGTCTTCCTGCTGCATGGTCATGTCGAAATCAGTACAGCCAACAACAAGATCCTCAAGCGTCGTCCGGGCGTCTTCCTGATCCCCCCTGATACCGGCGACGTCGTTTTCAAAACCAGCGCGCCCACCAACGAACTGATCGGGGTAAGTCTTTCCTCACGTCTGTTCGCCACGATTCTGCCGGATTACAAGACCTATTCGATGATGGGGCAGAATTCGAAACTTGATGTCGTCTCGCTGCAGCCACTGCTCGCTTTTGTGGTGAGCGCCTGCAACTTGAACAACCAGCATGTGCAGATGGTCAATACGCTGGAAACCGTGGCCAACGACGTCGCGCGCTCGCTTCTGATCGCCTGCTTCGGGCAGGGCATGAGCGTGATGCCGTTGATCGAGCGCGTACGCAAATATGTCGCTGAAAACTACACCGATTCCGCATTGAGCGTCACCAAAACCGCCGAACATGAGAACGTTTCCGTGCGCACCGTTCAGCTGGCGCTGCAGGAGGCGGACACCAATTTCACTGCGCTCGTACGCCGTGCCCGCACCGAAGCTGCCCTTGAATTGCGCAAGAGCCAGCCCTCACTCACCTTGGTGGAGATCGGCGATCGCTGCGGCTTCGGCTCGGTTTCGTCGTTGCGCCGCGCTTTGAAGATCCATGAGGAAATGGAAGACGACGGCGACGAAGAGTAG
- the mscL gene encoding large conductance mechanosensitive channel protein MscL: protein MFKGFKKFISRGNMIDMAVGVVMGAAVTSVVNSLVKNLINPLVAAIFGKPDLDNVLKFTLNHNAVISIGAILGSLLNFLLIAIAVYFCILVPINKFRDMSEKLFKKQDDADKEKEISTDQQTVDLLKEISDELKDIKANNADADPIAPKTES from the coding sequence ATGTTCAAAGGGTTCAAGAAATTCATCTCGCGCGGCAACATGATCGACATGGCCGTCGGCGTGGTTATGGGCGCCGCAGTGACCTCCGTGGTCAATTCACTGGTCAAAAACCTCATCAATCCTTTGGTGGCCGCGATTTTCGGCAAGCCTGACCTCGACAACGTCCTCAAATTCACTTTGAACCACAACGCCGTCATCTCCATCGGCGCGATCCTTGGGTCTTTGCTCAACTTCCTGCTGATCGCCATCGCCGTCTATTTCTGCATCCTCGTGCCAATCAACAAGTTCCGCGACATGTCCGAGAAGCTGTTCAAAAAGCAGGATGATGCGGACAAGGAAAAGGAAATCAGTACCGATCAGCAGACCGTCGACCTCTTGAAGGAGATTTCCGACGAGCTCAAGGACATCAAGGCAAACAATGCCGATGCTGACCCGATTGCGCCGAAAACAGAGTCGTAA
- a CDS encoding DUF3566 domain-containing protein, with amino-acid sequence MSENVDDKQSRQTRSTSGGASESERSPRVARSVLGESSVSKSESNAWPVNGNKSAGKSQRKRTPRARRMSLSLTRVDAWSVAKVTLLLSVAAGIIQIVAVALIWALLNVVGVFDQVTQIVSSTGLDTGGFNLASIFSLGTVLSAVTILSIVEVVVATLFAVIIAALYNVISQLVGGVHVTLGDD; translated from the coding sequence ATGAGCGAAAACGTTGACGACAAGCAGTCTCGTCAAACAAGAAGTACAAGTGGTGGTGCGTCCGAATCCGAACGCTCCCCGCGCGTTGCCCGTTCCGTCCTTGGCGAAAGTTCAGTTTCGAAGTCCGAATCCAACGCTTGGCCGGTCAACGGCAACAAGTCGGCCGGCAAAAGTCAGCGTAAGCGCACCCCCCGCGCACGTCGGATGAGCCTTTCGCTCACCCGCGTCGATGCGTGGTCGGTCGCCAAAGTCACGCTTCTGCTTTCCGTGGCGGCCGGCATCATCCAGATCGTGGCGGTTGCGCTTATCTGGGCGCTTTTGAACGTGGTTGGCGTTTTCGACCAGGTCACGCAGATCGTCTCGTCGACCGGCCTCGATACTGGCGGCTTCAATTTAGCCAGCATTTTCTCGTTGGGTACGGTTTTGAGCGCCGTCACCATTCTCTCGATTGTGGAAGTGGTTGTCGCCACGTTGTTCGCCGTTATCATCGCGGCTCTTTATAATGTAATCAGCCAGCTTGTGGGAGGTGTGCACGTTACCCTCGGTGATGACTGA
- a CDS encoding VanZ family protein produces the protein MIAYVKTFSTSFILAMTIWPFLSALLTLPILAGMYHRYHRLRSSAVLAAYLCVLYALGLVTFTLYPMPDDPAKYCLTHTHHPQLHVMQFMTDLATGGKDAMLQLLLNVVFFIPLGFALSRWARWKFYAVIPTGFLVSLLIETSQLTGVWGIYPCAYRQFDVDDLLTNTLGAIIGCFIAWIYGALVPVRKIEDASEVIEKPGLVHRAVALMIDLVFIAVLNGSLTLGSIYLFQKSSKYLSNGTYVFLGHTFGTGVSDGMAQFFTVVSFAIFEVLIPVTHRGQTLGGMFTHMSCETKERHGGARVLFYLVRLLVLMLCTTLFAQPTRQLGIIVLVALVIFWLFAHQMPYDLIPGRDWDAGYYGDGGSGYGDGRGEHGDDGDGFGGANGSNAGGYGNGYGDANNPAGYGDDATKVYPTYAPQTGNHGNHRGGGSYINYPS, from the coding sequence GTGATTGCGTATGTCAAGACTTTCAGCACCTCGTTCATTCTTGCGATGACGATTTGGCCGTTCCTTTCGGCCCTGCTGACCCTGCCGATTCTGGCGGGAATGTACCACCGCTACCACCGTCTGCGTTCCAGTGCGGTGCTTGCGGCGTACCTGTGCGTGCTTTATGCACTTGGCCTGGTCACCTTCACGCTCTATCCGATGCCTGACGATCCGGCGAAATACTGCCTGACGCACACGCACCACCCCCAGCTTCATGTAATGCAATTTATGACGGACCTTGCCACAGGCGGCAAGGATGCAATGCTCCAGCTGCTGCTCAATGTCGTTTTCTTCATTCCTCTCGGCTTCGCGCTTTCGCGCTGGGCCCGCTGGAAGTTCTACGCGGTGATTCCTACTGGATTTCTGGTGTCATTGCTTATCGAGACCTCGCAGCTTACGGGCGTTTGGGGTATCTACCCCTGCGCTTACCGGCAGTTCGATGTCGATGACTTGCTGACCAATACGCTGGGGGCGATCATAGGCTGTTTTATCGCATGGATATACGGCGCGCTGGTGCCGGTGCGCAAAATCGAGGACGCCAGCGAGGTCATCGAAAAGCCAGGGCTTGTGCATCGCGCCGTTGCGCTAATGATCGATTTGGTGTTCATCGCCGTTCTTAACGGTTCGCTGACCTTGGGATCGATCTATCTGTTCCAAAAGTCCTCAAAGTATCTTTCCAACGGCACCTATGTATTTCTTGGCCATACTTTCGGAACCGGCGTATCGGATGGGATGGCGCAGTTCTTCACCGTGGTTTCATTCGCCATTTTCGAGGTGCTGATACCCGTGACGCATCGCGGGCAGACCCTCGGCGGCATGTTCACGCACATGAGCTGCGAGACCAAGGAGCGGCATGGCGGCGCTCGTGTGCTGTTTTACTTGGTGCGTTTGCTGGTACTCATGCTTTGCACCACGCTGTTCGCCCAGCCTACCCGTCAACTTGGCATCATCGTTCTGGTCGCGCTTGTCATTTTCTGGCTGTTCGCCCATCAGATGCCCTACGACTTGATCCCGGGGCGTGATTGGGATGCCGGTTACTATGGCGATGGTGGTTCCGGGTATGGCGATGGCCGTGGCGAGCATGGCGATGATGGTGACGGCTTTGGTGGTGCCAACGGTTCCAACGCCGGTGGTTATGGTAACGGTTACGGCGATGCTAATAATCCTGCAGGTTATGGCGATGATGCCACCAAGGTATATCCGACATACGCGCCGCAAACCGGCAATCACGGTAACCATCGTGGCGGCGGCAGCTACATCAATTATCCCAGTTGA